In Anomaloglossus baeobatrachus isolate aAnoBae1 chromosome 2, aAnoBae1.hap1, whole genome shotgun sequence, the DNA window ccgcccctccgcttctattggccggccgctcagtgacgtcgctgtgacgccgcacggaccgcccccttagaaaggaggtggttcgccggtcacagcgacgtcgccgagcaggtaagtatgtgtgacgggtctgtgcgatgctgtgcggcacgggcagcgatttgcccgtgtcgcataacagatgggggcgggtacccacgctagcgatatcgggaccgatatcgcagcgtgtaaagtagcctttaggcaaaatggctaaattgtgtccaattagccattGTTTTCCCCCTGGTGACATTTCACTCATTGGTGTtaaaaggtctcaggtgtgaatggggagcagttgtgttacatagttacatagttacttaggttgaaaaaagacctaggtccatctagttcaaccttcctccaccagttcattTCGTGTTATCGCTCAGACATtctcatactggtcattggaagtttaacatggctcctcatggcaaagaattcgctGAGGATAAAAAAAAGGACCAGGGGGCACACATTActagtggaagaaaggtgattccggcagctaaataggaaagggttctttacagttagagcagtcagactgtggaatgccctaccacaaagtttctaacatccaccagctctgtgatgtcatcaagaaggaaggaagaaaattccagtggctcctgtgacgtTTATTGAACTCCAAGTCCAAGAGAGGTAAGAGGTTAGGCTTAAAAATAATGGCggacacacaaaatattgacactttgggcattatttggccattttcacttagggatgtactcacttttgttagcaACGAATTAGTCATTAATGACTGTATGTTGAGTTAGGGCATTtcaaatttacagttatacaagtTATACTTATGTTATAGTTTACAGTTAtacactttacattgtatcagtgtcatatcttcagtgttgtcccatgaaaagatataataaaatgttttaaaaaatgtgaggtgtgtactcacttttgtgatatactgtatctgtTCAATACTATATGATTTTGGGTACTAAAAAATTAGGTATTTAAGAGCACCTGGGGAAGATGTGTTTCCCACTACTGAGCCAAAGGAAAGCTTTCCTATACTAATTTATTTTGCTTTTTGCTGTAAATATATATGAGCCTAAGGGCTCATTTACACAGTCAGTTTTTCTCTTTCGCGTGCTACTCATACTTCTGAAAGTCTACGAGGATTTTAACATATTCATGATTTTTTGCAGACTACAATTGTGGAGACGTGCCCGATATTGATCCATGTGTCTGAACAAAATTAACAATACAAATGTATGGGTCTTTTAAATGCTGCTATAATGTCTGttgttactacctcttgtggtaagaCATCCCACAACCTgcatgctctaactgtaaagaatcaccTTGAAGGTTGCAGGTATACTTCTGGAGAATTTCCCAATGTATCATTTTGTATAGTCATAGGGGGGAATACGGGGCCATAGGTTTTGCCATACAATATAATTTATTTTATGTAGCTTCCCTCTGATTAGAAAAACATAGTAAACCGAGTTTACCTGAACAGTAAAAAACTGTACGATGAGAAATACCGGCTTGACATGCTGAAATGGTACTACACTGGGTGAATAAGGCCTTCTGACACATTGAATGTGTATATTGGGTAATACTCCAGATGCATACTGTTGATATGTAAAAGAAATGAAATATGAAAGTAGCTGAAGGGTATCACAATGATACAAGCTCTTTTGCTGTGTTCACCAGCTGAATTAAAGGGGatttccactactttgacattgatggcctatccttaagataggtaatcaatgtcggatcaaccggggtccgacaccctgcacccccgccgatcagctgttcccgtaCCCGGTGGCGGCAGCAGTCAGccgtaaatgctcagttccgactctgctctgtcttctgatagtagcCGCAGTCAGGAACTGCATATCCACCTCcagttctaatcaataggaggcggatgtgcagtacctggtcaCGGcctctatcagaagacggagcagctccagaactgattatttctggctgcctgctgccgccaccaggaccgaaaacagctgatcggtggtggTGCGAGGTGTCAGACCCCGGTTGATTAGACatagatgacctatcctaaggatagaccatcaatgtcaaagtagaagACAACCCTTTTAAACTGTAGGAGGGCGCTCATTTCACTATATGTACTACATAAATAGTGATGTCCTGGCTTTTTCACATCTAGATGGCCTAAGAGCACAAGGGCAAATAAAGTAACAGATAGGAAAGAGTTAAAAATACTTAATAAGGGTTACAGCCTAAGGAGTTACGAAGAGGAACAGGCACGATAAGACGTTCCCAATGTGACTCTTAGGAGTTGTCTTTGTTATTATAAGTCCGCAGATGTTTTCATTGTTGACTTTGTGTTTTCTTTAGGATGTGATGGAGGTACTGGAAGAAGAGCTGACATGCCCCATCTGCTGCAGCCTTTATGATGATCCTCGGGTTTTACCTTGTGCCCATAATTTCTGTAAAAAATGCCTGGAAGGTGTGCTTGAGGGAAGTTCCAGACAGATATGGAGACCAACGTTCAAATGTCCAACGTGCCGAAAAGAAATTTCCACAATGGATGTGAATAGTCCTCAAGTGAATTACTTATTGAAAGGAATAGTGGAGAAGTACAATAAGATGAAGGCATCTCCAAAGACACTGGTGTGTAAGGTGCACACTGGACAACCTCTCAACATCTTCTGCTCTACAGACCTGAAGTTGATCTGTGGGTTTTGTGCCACTAATGGCAATCACAAAGATCATGTCTTCTCCTCCATCGATGAGGCCTACAAGCAGGAAAAAAGTTCGTTTGACTTCTTTTTTCAGAGTTTTGAGGAAATTCAATGCAAAGACGTGACTGCTCGACTGGAAACCCTAGAGACTAACAAGAGGAACACTCTTCATTTGCTGACCACAGACTCGGACAGAGTAAAGGATTATTTTAAAAAATTGCAGGAATTACTGGAACAGAAGAAAAATGAAATCCTCTCAGACTTTGAGACTATGAGGCTTGAGGTCTTGCAGGCTTACGACCCTGAAATCAATAAGCTCAACACCATTATTAACGAGCAgaaaagggcttgtgtcattgccaAAAATTTTAAGGATATCTGTGATCCACTTTTATTCCTCCAGCAGATAGAAGAATTTAGACAAAAAGTTGATGTTCTCAAGGCTCCATTAACTTCAACCTCTGATGTCACCGTCTTGTCCTACATGAAAAGTTTTGATACTCATATGTGGGATAATATAAAACTAGGAGATGTGGATAAGCTGTGTTTGCCACAGGACGCATCAGCAAAGCCGGAAAGACGAAAACCGAAATTTTCATTCTCTTTTCGAGGAGTAGCTGTTGTTTGTCTTCTCCTTGTTGGCTTGATGGTGGCATGTTTTTTAGGGCCTCCCACCGATTTCTTGCAAACATGTGATGTTCTTATGCACCAGATTTACTTTTACTCATCAGATGTTGGTGCACAACTAATGGAAGAAGCCTCTGTTTGTTGGGAACTAGTTTCAGAACAATTCTTTCTCATTGGGAAAGTGTTAAAACATTACACCATGAATATTCTGGAGCACATGGCAAACTTTGCCTTTAATTATAGATTGTAATATTTATGAAAACTATTGATAACATCTAAAGAAAATGTATTGTGATGTAATGATCAGCCTCATTTCTTATTCTGTGTCTGCATTTGAGAGACTTTAAAAAAAATAGCACATAATGCTAAGAAACCCAGTGAACATGATTAAGGGTATATGCTACACTTAGCAATTATCTGTTTTTggtggcctttttttttttctttctgaaaaTGATGCAGCCAGATGCATCCACAGCACAAATTGACCAGCTATAGATTTCAGATTTCATTCTGAAAATCCGGAATAAAAAGCTGCTGCATTTGTATCCCATGTGAACGTAACCTTTAAACCACCCACATATTCTGGGTTCATAGCAACAGATTCCATATGCAAATGCATAGTTTTCTTCCCATGAGCTTGGGAATATACTAGGCCTTTTGAAAAAGATATATTTTATTTCTGTCTGTTATGAAAGCTGTGAGTGCTGCTGTCTGCGCATCCCATGGTAGAGAAGCAAGTCTCATCCGAGGGAATGCAGAGAACGACACGGTAGAGCAGTTTGGAAGTGTAATGTAAGCCTCCTGTGTCTgctgattatttatatatatatatatatatatatatatatatatatatacaccgtattttttggtctataagacgcaccggactataagacgcaccctggttttagaggaggaaaatgggaaaataaaactttaagcaaaaaatgtggtcatgacacactgatatggggcgaggatctgctgctgacactgttatgggggtaatgtccccaaattctctactaaggtaccccatcctggtaatgatcctcctgccttgtatatgatcctgctataaacccccatcctgctcatatacccccatcctgctcatatactcccatcctgttcatataccccatcctgttcatataccccgtcctgttcatataccccaatcctattgatatacccccatcctattggtataccccccatccatcctgctcatattcacccatccatcctgctcatatacccccatcctgttcatatacccccatcctgctcatatactcccatcctgttcatatacccccatcctgctcatattcctccatccatcctgctcatattcccccatccatcctgctcatatactcccatcctgttcatatacccccatcctgttcatacagttaggtccagaaatatttggacagtgacacaattttcgcgagttgggctctgcatgccaccacattggatttgaaatgaaatctctacaacagaattcaagtgcagattgtaacgtttaatttgaaggtttgaacaaaaatatctgatagaaattgtaggaattgtacacatttctttacaaacactccacattttaggaggtcaaaagtaattggacaaataaaccaaacccaaacaaaatatttttattttcaatattttgttgcgaatcctttggaggcaatcactgccttaagtctggaacccatggacatcaccaaacgctgggtttcctccttcttaatgctttgccaggcctttacagccgcagccttcaggtcttgcttgtttgtgggtctttccgtcttaagtctggatttgagcaagtgaaatgcatgctcaattgggttaagatctggtgattgacttggccattgcagaaggttccacttttttgcactcatgaactcctgggtagctttggctgtatgcttggggtcattgtccatctgtactatgaagcgccgtccgatcaactttgcggcatttggctgaatctgggctgaaagtatatcccggtacacttcagaattcatccggctactcttgtctgctgttatttcatcaataaacacaagtgacccagtgccattgaaagccatgcatgcccatgccatcacgttgcctccaccatgttttacagaggatgtggtgtgccttggatcatgtgccgttccctttcttctccaaacttttttcttcccatcattctggtacaggttgatctttgtctcatctgtccatagaatacttttccagaactgagctggcttcatgaggtgtttttcagcaaatttaactctggcctgtctaattttggaattgatgaatggtttgcatctagatgtgaaccctttgtatttactttcatggagtcttctctttactgttgacttagagacagatacacctacttcactgagagtgttctggacttcagttgatgttgtgaacgggttcttcttcaccaaagaaagtatgcggcgatcatccaccactgttgtcatccgtggacgcctggcctttttgagttcccaagctcgccagtcaattccttttttctcagaatgtacccgactgttgattttgctactccaaacatgtctgctatctctctgatggattttttcttttttttcagcctcaggatgttctgcttcacctcaattgagagttccttagaccgcatgttgtctggtcacagcaacagcttccaaatgcaaaaccacacacctgtaatcaaccctagatcttttaactacttcattgattacaggttaacgagggagacgccttcagagttaattgcagcccttagagtcccttgtccaattacttttggtcccttgaaaaagaggaggctatgcattacagagctatgattcctaaaccctttctccgatttggatgtgaaaactctcatattgcagctgggagtgtgcaatttcagcccatattatatatataattgtatttctgaacatgtttttgtaaacagctaaaataacaaaacttgtgtcactgtccaaatatttctggacctaactgtatacccccatcctgcctgctcatatactcccatcctgctatatgcccccatcgtgctcttaTACcatcctgtatcctatagcacagagaaaaaaataaacgtttatactcaccttttcctcactccctccagcaccgatcatcttcctctctgcgccgctgacctgcgtgtgttgagccgttcccctgctgcatcgcgatgtcttcctgtctgtgccgatcagctgatcagcacagatcagctgaccggcacagacaggaagacatcgcgtgcagcagggggacggctccacacacggggatgggtgagtgtactgattcactgcaccccgcgttgatgatgacgcgcggggagcagtgaatacagccgcacatgatcactccaggctgtaattgccaggggtgatcatgcagccggctctttgctatgcgcgcgtccccgctcgtcctcccggccacctgtcagcgccggcttctgcactgagaaatgggcgggaggataggcgtgcatatgtaatgagcgggcccacgtggtcacgagcaggcgctgctacagcctgctcgtgcccccgatgacccgcagcaccctcattcccggccgcagccctatagtcagaccataagacgcaccaccaactttcccccaacatttgggggaaaaaaagtgcgtcttatggtccgaaaaatacggtatatatatataatgttacaggcaatgtatgaaaacccggcattctatagaatacctgggCAATGTATATAATCCCTCTTGGTTTCAGGCAAGGTATGAcatatctgcgttgttctatacttttcctaggcattacataaaatgtctaggtattataaagaatggcaAGAATTGCTCagacaaagtctgatataatgcccagattggaaaagtttttagtaacaaacagtcaaaaaactaatgaaagaagtaacaaacagtcaaaaactaATGAAGGAAGAattcctaaatgaacaacaggatatctttactgggaaaaacacaaagaaacagaagtgtcattcctgaccattagtctttagtaacaaacagtcaaaaacatgaaagaagaaatacaaaatgaacaacaggatatctttgctggggaaaaaaaggaatcagaagtgtcattcctgactatttgttgcagcacgggaggctagaatggcattttgaaTTGCACTTCATTTTTTTATTGACGCAAAGGCATTTATTAGTttgacacttaagggtgctttacatgctgtgacatcgctaacgatatatcgtcggggtcacgtcgttagagacacacatccagcgccgttagcgacatcgcagcgtgtgacaccaatgagcgatggtcaacgagcgcaaaaacgtgaaaaatagttactcgttgacacatcgctccttttcaaaatattattgctgctgcatgtacgatgttgttcgtcgttgctgtggcagcacacatcgctatgtgtgacaccgcaggaacgacgaacatctccttacctgcgtccaccggcaatgaggaaggaaggaggtgggcggcatgttccggacgctaatctccgcccctcctctgctattggacggctgccgtgtgacgtcgctgtgacgccgcacgaaccgcccccttagaaaggaggcggattgccggccagagcgacgtcgcagggaaagtaagtccgtgtgacgggtgttagcgatgttgtgcgccacgggcaaatcgctgcccatgagcTTGGGAATATACTAGGCCTtttgaaaaatatattttatttctgtCCATCATGCCAAAAGATTTTTCCTCCTCAATTGATCACAAACTTGCCTTCAAATCCAGCATGGAAACTTTAGAGATTTTTTTCCCATTATACTGATAAATTGGAAACCTCCCTCTGTCCAAAACCGATTGTAACATTTAATAAAGAGGGACATGTTTATATTTTATTCATAAACTGGACAACTAGGTTCCCAAAGGATTAATGAGGTAACTGTCGTTTTAATTTGTAtgacataaatcaatagtgcacatgaacttAAGCAACTTTAGAATATATctcatcagagaaatctgcttctttcgtcTACTGAATTGATCTATCACTCtcaaattcatgggtaaaatcagtGTTCAGATAacattactaagataggagatgaTAATAGAGATATAGTCCCAAGATTAGGTAAAGGTCACATTCAGGATATGATAGATAACCTATCAAAAAAGCATAACTGCGACCATGCAGAAATACAAAAGACAGCAAATTTATTGACAAAATGATAAAAACATGctaaaatacaatacaaaaaaaatcTATACAATGTAAGGAAACAGGAAAATTGAAAAAGGGCAGGCCAGCTAGAAACATCGGGGCGGTGGTAGAATGCAGATGAGCAAATATAAACAtagaggtgcatctcaataaatgagaatatcatcaaaaagttaatttatttcagtaattcaatacaaaaagggaagcgcatatattatagagtcattacaaacagagtgatcaagGTTATTGGAACCCACCAGgctaaaaatagtagcccacagcctctcagaattgtcacatccattagatgtgacaatcccggcactttacccagctcatccgactgccctggtgctgtggcaatcaggataatataaaggggttaataacacctcacagctaccactaagccccagattagtaatgggaacgggcaggggctggctggcaaattttaaCCTGGGGGGCAAGCCCACAACAGTAGCCCAAGTATTGTGGCCCATCAGTATATCTAATTCTCTTGTTAAATTAGAGGTAACAAGATGAAATTTACTCTGTTATTGAGAATTGCACACATATATGCAATTACACATACAAGTACATCTCAGTAAGttataatatcatcaaaaagttaatttatgtcagtaattcaatacaaaaatggaaacatattttatatagagtcattacacacagagggatctatttgaaATGTTTAATTCTGTTAATATTGTTGATTATGGctttcagccaatgaaaacccaaaagtcattatctcagaaaattagaataattaccacaaaacacctgcaaaggtttcctaagaatttaaaatggtcccttagtctagttcagtaggctacgcaatcatgggaaagactgctgacttcacAAATGTTCAGAaagcagttattgacacactccacaaggagggtaagccacaaaaggtcattgctatagAAGCTAGATTATAGATCAACGCTCCGCATCACcaaataggtgctctggagaaaggtACAGTAATCTACCccgaaaaataataaagaaaaagaagaaacaatGTCCTTGCAgtcaaaaaaagatttttttattggtGTACAGGTTGAAAATTGCAGTTAATCTGACATATTGCTCAATCTGATAAATTGTGACATTTCAGCCTATTCGGCTTTCATCAGACAGAGCTATCTTTTATCGAATCTAATACAGCTACGGTGAGTAGTCCCCCGGGAGGGGCAGTCAGACGCCTCTCAACCAACAGGTACTGGTTGGGATAGAGCCAGAGCAGAGATGGCTAGGAAAGATGTGCTTATTGATATGAGGGGCTGCAGTAAAGAACTGGCCTAAATAGATAGCTGACGGATGGCGTCATATGGTTTAAGACCTGTGAATTAGACCAGATAAAGATGCCCGGTTGCTATAAAGACTACAGATGCCTGAAAAGGACAGCAGCCTGTAACTCAAGCAAGCTAAAGTGAATAAAAACTATATCATGTGTGAACTTCAGTAATGGGGACCTCCCGCTTATACTGAGGAAATGGCAGCCTGCTATTAAGAATATGAGGCATATGGAATATTAACCCCAAAGGGGCAGAAGCAGGGTCAGATGACAGTCGTGTTAATCGCATGTGTCCGTCAGCTATCTATTTAGGCCAGTTCTCTACTGCAGCCCCTGACTGCCCCTCCCGGGGGACTACTCACCGTAGCTGTATTACATCCGATAAAAGATAGCCCTGTCTGATGAAAGCCGAATAGGCTGAAACATCACAATATATCAGATTGAGCAATATGTCAGATTAACTGCAATTTTCAACCTGTACACcaataaatttttctttttttgactGCAAGGACATTGTTTCTTCTTTTTATCTTTTAtctttttcttaattatttttcGGGTTAGTGTGCTGGAGTTCCTCCTTAAGATTGCtatagaagctggctgttcacagagtgctatatccaagcatatta includes these proteins:
- the TRIM13 gene encoding E3 ubiquitin-protein ligase TRIM13, with the translated sequence MEVLEEELTCPICCSLYDDPRVLPCAHNFCKKCLEGVLEGSSRQIWRPTFKCPTCRKEISTMDVNSPQVNYLLKGIVEKYNKMKASPKTLVCKVHTGQPLNIFCSTDLKLICGFCATNGNHKDHVFSSIDEAYKQEKSSFDFFFQSFEEIQCKDVTARLETLETNKRNTLHLLTTDSDRVKDYFKKLQELLEQKKNEILSDFETMRLEVLQAYDPEINKLNTIINEQKRACVIAKNFKDICDPLLFLQQIEEFRQKVDVLKAPLTSTSDVTVLSYMKSFDTHMWDNIKLGDVDKLCLPQDASAKPERRKPKFSFSFRGVAVVCLLLVGLMVACFLGPPTDFLQTCDVLMHQIYFYSSDVGAQLMEEASVCWELVSEQFFLIGKVLKHYTMNILEHMANFAFNYRL